From Leptospira yasudae:
TTCCATTGACCCCAGAATAATTCCGAGCCGATCCGTGTCAAAAGAGAATCTCCTTGCAGGACCGACTGTTTGGAAAAGAATGGAAACAGTTTGGAACCGGTTCATTATTCAGTTCAGGGAAAGGAGATCCTTCAAATCTTTGCGGAGAATTTCTCCAAAGAAGATCCCGTGTTGTTCTTAGATGGAACAGCGGGAGAAGGCGGACATAGCCTTTTGTTCTTAAAGGAATTCCCCAATTCCAAAGTGATTCTTTGCGACCGCGATCCTGTGATGTTGTCCCGAGCGATGGCACGCATCGACGAGTTCAAGAGCAGAGTCATTCCGATCGAAACGAACTTCTCCGAAATCGATTCTTCCCTTTTGCAATCGCACGGAGTCGCGGAAGCTCCTCAGGGAATTCTTTTGGATCTCGGGATTTCCACGTTTCATCTTTTCCATTCGGGAAGAGGTTTCAGTTTTCGGGAAGCAGAGCCCTTGGATATGCGTTTGTCTCCGAGCGCGGGGCTCAGCGCGGAAGACGTTCTCAATACGTATTCCAAAGACAAACTCATGCACATCTTTTATACCTATGGAGAAGAGCGCTGGTCCAAAAAAATCGCCGAGGTGATCGTCGATCGAAGAAAGCAGAATTCGATCTCATCTACTTCCGAACTCGCCGATCTCGTTTCCAAAATCATACCGCGCAAGTTTTGGCCCCCGGGAAGACATCCGGCGACTCGGATCTTTCAAGCGCTTCGGATCGAAGTCAATCAAGAACTCGCTCATATCGAAAAGGGACTCGATTCCCTTCTCCATCTTCTGCGCCTCGGCGGCGTGATCCAAGTCATCTCGTTTCATTCTCTCGAAGATCGAATCGTAAAGAACGCGTTTCGCGATTATGCGAAACAAAACGGATTTACACTGCTTACTAAAAAACCGATTCTTCCTTCCGAAGAGGAGACAAAGGAGAATCCCGCTTCCCGTTCGGCAAAATTGAGAGTGCTCCGAAAAACGAAATCGGTCGATAAGAAATATAGAAAGGAAGATTTCGAGGAAGAGGAAGAATAGAATGTCGTCGCTTTCCGCGTTTTTCAGCCGACCCGTTTGGAAGGATCTCGGGATTTTATTTTGGAACCTGGGAAAGGTGATTCTATTCTTAAGTTTATTCTTTCTTTACGTTTGGCAGAACGTGCAGGTTGCGAGACTGAACCGCGAGATCGGAATCGCAACGGGTGAAAAGATCAAACAAATCAAAAAAAACGACGACTTAAAGATCGGAGTCGCGACTTATACTTCCGCGAGAAGAATCGAAACTCTTTATCGTAAAACATACAACTATCTTCCCATCACCGTGGGAGATAGAATCATTACATTGAATTTACCTCCTGAAAAGAACGAAGATGAGAATGAAGTTAACCAATCTTCTCCATGAATTTCCCGAACTCAAACTGAAGTCTCTTTCTCCCGGAAAGAGCGCCGATTCGATCGAAGTCGAATACATTCAATCCGACTCGAGAAGAACGAACGAAAACGATATCTTCTGCGTTTCCGATTCGATCGGTTTAAAAAGGGAAGAATTTATTGCGAACACGAAGGCTTCTTTGATTTTAGTGCGCGCGGGTTCGAGCGCGGCCGCAAACTCGGGAAATGAAACTTCGAACACGACGGCTTCGCAGGGCGGAAATTCCGCTTCTCATTCGATAAACGAAGGTTTTTCCGCCGCTTTCAAGATTCCTTCTTCCAAAACCGTTTTGGAATGCGAAGACGATCCGGAACAACTTCAAGGACGAATCGCTTCTTTTCTGCTCGGTCATCCTTCTCGCGATTTGGAAATCGTC
This genomic window contains:
- the rsmH gene encoding 16S rRNA (cytosine(1402)-N(4))-methyltransferase RsmH codes for the protein MEPVHYSVQGKEILQIFAENFSKEDPVLFLDGTAGEGGHSLLFLKEFPNSKVILCDRDPVMLSRAMARIDEFKSRVIPIETNFSEIDSSLLQSHGVAEAPQGILLDLGISTFHLFHSGRGFSFREAEPLDMRLSPSAGLSAEDVLNTYSKDKLMHIFYTYGEERWSKKIAEVIVDRRKQNSISSTSELADLVSKIIPRKFWPPGRHPATRIFQALRIEVNQELAHIEKGLDSLLHLLRLGGVIQVISFHSLEDRIVKNAFRDYAKQNGFTLLTKKPILPSEEETKENPASRSAKLRVLRKTKSVDKKYRKEDFEEEEE